The segment AGGTAAAAGCTAGAGCTAACATGGACGGCAAAACTGTTGATGAAATTGCTGCAGATCTGCAAACTTTAGGTAAGCAAGCCTTTATTGAAGAATGTTGGAATGAACGTTTACGTGAAATGCCACTGGAATTTAAGATGTGGGATTTGTGTGTACGTGTAGGTAAATTCCCGAATATCTCAGATACAACTAAAGGACAGATTACTTGGGTTGACTTGGTAGGTGCAACCAATGCTGCGGGTGCTACTATTAAGGAAACAGATTTGTTATGGCCTATTTCTGTAAATGAAATTCAGCGTAATCCGAATTTGGAACAGAATCCTGGATATGCAAGAGAATAATATCTTATTTAAATAGTAGTAAATATTGCATTTTTGAGAAAGCCGTGCCCATAATTTATGGGTGCGGTTTTTTATTTGTAGAATTGAATGTGAGTGTAGTTCATACCAGACTAAGTCTGTTTTAAGAAATAATGTCCAGTTCTTAAAGGGGAATTTTGTGATCCTGCCTTTAAGAACTGGATAATACATTTAATCTTTGCATGTAAAAGCAAAATATAATATGTATGAAAAGGCTAATAAGGGAATAATAAAGCCAATTGCCATTTGACTTTCTCCGATATGTCCCATTAGAATGGGACTGAAAGCTCCGCCTGCTACACTCATGACAAGATAAGAAGAGGCTTTCTTCGTTTTACTGCCCATACCTTCCAGCCCTAAGGCAAAAATGGTTGGAAACATGATAGACATAAAGAAGAAAGAACAATAAAGAGCATATAGTGATATTACATCGATGGAAGAAATAACAAGCAGCATGCAAACTATACTTAAAAAGGCATATTGTCGTAATAGTTTGTTGGGCTTTAACCATTTCATGGTGAAACTTCCGGTTAGTCTGCCAAACATAAACAGAGCCATACCTCCGAAAGCCAGGAATTTGGCTGCTTGTGTATTACTTATTTGTGTATCTATTTCCGTTACGTAGTTGATAAAGAAGCTGAATATGCCAGTTTGAGCGGCACAATAACAGGCTTGGGCAATGACGACTCGTACGAATTGTTTGCGTTTCCAGAGTGGAATGGTTGGAGTCATTTCCTTTAGTGTTGATTTCTCATCCGGGAAAGCTTCATCAATAATTTCTTCTTTTATTTCTGGTAAGTGAATGAAACAGAATATAAGAGCAACAACAATGACTACTATTCCTATTAATAAATAAGGTCTTGCCAAGGCAAATTGGTCACCTTGTTCTGCACCGAATATCAATAAGCCGCCTACTAATGGTCCTAAAATCCAACCTAAGCCATTAAATGACTGAGATAGATTGAGGCGTTGTGCCGCTGATTCTGTTGGTCCAAGTACAGTAGAATAAGGATTGGCAGCAGTTTCAAGCATACATAATCCGCATGCTATAATGAATAAAGCGACGAGGAAAGGTGATGCCGAATGAATCATCACGGCGGGAATGAATAAAAAGGCTCCTAAGGCAAATAATAGTAAGCCGAAGATGATTCCTCGTTTATATCCGAATCGCTTCATAAAACTGCCGGCAGGCAAAGCCATTAGGAAATAAGCTATATAAGTAACAAACTGGACTAATCCGCTTTCTGCTTTCGACATCGTAAATTCTGTCTGGAAATGTTTATTCAAGACGTCGAGCAGCCCATGGGCAAATCCCCAAAGTAAAAACAGGCAAGTAATTAAAATAAATGGAATCAGGTAAGATTTTCCATTCTCTGCACGGAAAAGAGATTTATTTGTTTGTTTCATTGTTTTGATGAGTTAAGAAAGTTCATTTCATTAAATAACATTTTGGAAGTACATCCGTCAGTTGGAATGTTGTATCGGTACGCTGAATATGTAATCGCTCAAATACGAACTTTGTTGAGTCTGTTGTATATTCAAGCATACAGGCATATTTCTCTTCCGGAATAGAATCTGAAGAATCTATTCCAGCCTTTGTCAGTTGGATGTTCAGTAGTTGGGAATAACCTTCTTTCAGTACTAATTTGTTTTCTATGTAAATAAATAGACTGTCATGTATTGTCTGAAAGTAATTACCTTCATTCCTATATGGATTTATGAAATATGCTTTATGATAAGAAGCAATATCGACTGGTTCATTACTTTCTATCGAGATGAATTGGATTTTACTTGATGAATCGTTCCCTGAGTGATCTCGCCCTTCCTGAGAAGAAGTCTCTATATCCTGTACAGAAATACCGGGAATGTATGATATTCCTACGGTGATAACAACTGCTGTCCAGGCAATGATATAATAATGGGAGACCTTTTTGGTGAAAAAAGACAGGGATAATAAAGTCAATAGTAGGACAACAACTATTAGGTAAACTCGTGGTACTGTAAATCCGTATTGAGAAATGCGGTAATAAATACCAATCCAGCAAAGTATTAATGTAGGTATGGAAAGTAAACTCGCATGCCGGTAGAACCAATCATAATAGCGTTGACGCAGAAATGACTGGCAGCCTTTCAGAAGGAACAATAAACTGACAAAGCCGGTAACCAGATAGGCTATCTGTCCTTTTGGTAAATTAAATGTAAGGATAATCTTGAAAATGTACAAATACAAGATTACACTGTAAATTAACAAGGACGGCGACAGAATAAAATTTGCCAGAAAAGACAGAAATGTGTTGAATGCTTCTTTTGATTCTTCTTTCATGGAATTGAACTGGAGAAAAAACAAAGGTGCCAACAATCCGTAGGAGAAAGCTTGCGTATATTGGATTATCTGTTCGGACGATCCTTGCCAGATATCAAATATATAGCGGATAGAGAAAGTGATCAATAGCAACACACTCCAGGTAACGGATGATAGGAAGACCGTAATGGCAATGAGTTTGATATAACTCAAGAAAGAATATATAAAATCGGAGTCCTTCTTTCTATTGAATGACAGAATATAAAGGAGTTGTATCGCTCCGAATGTGAATAGGTAACGCAAAAGAATGCTTTCGTTCACCCAATAAAACGGTATCAGTAATAAAGGACTGATGTAATATAATATCTGCAATCTGCCTGATGTTTTATGATGCAATATGCAGGCGACCAAGAATACCATCGGGCTATATCTCAATAAGGTTTGGATGAACTGGCCTCCGTAATTTTCCAGACTACACCATAGTATGAAAAAAATACACGCCAGACATGCCTCTACCGGATTTTGAACAATGATCTGTCTTAATCCTTGTATAAATTGCCGAATCTTATTACGTTCTTTCATTGATTGATAGCTTCGTAAATAGCTTTACCCCACAATTCTCCCAAATCTTTGGCTCCTTCCTTCGTAGGATGTAAGAAGAATATGCCGGCATTGCCGTCTTCGTGTTGAAATTTATCGTAGTTCTCTTTAAAGAAGTCAAATCCTTCTGTGTCTCCTAAGAATACTTGACCCGGATTTGTCTGTGAATAGGCTTCGACCAGTTTCTGGATTTCCGGATAATATGATTGGAGGCGAAGTAATCCTTCCTTTAAATACATAGAACCATTATAGGTATTCGGACTGTACCAGATGGGCCGGTTCAGTACAATTTTGCAGCCTGGATAAAGTTCAAGCAGTTTGTTGATGATCGTAGACATATTTTTATAGTATTGTTCTGGTGAAACCGGACAGCCGTTCGTTCC is part of the Parabacteroides sp. AD58 genome and harbors:
- a CDS encoding sugar MFS transporter, with protein sequence MKQTNKSLFRAENGKSYLIPFILITCLFLLWGFAHGLLDVLNKHFQTEFTMSKAESGLVQFVTYIAYFLMALPAGSFMKRFGYKRGIIFGLLLFALGAFLFIPAVMIHSASPFLVALFIIACGLCMLETAANPYSTVLGPTESAAQRLNLSQSFNGLGWILGPLVGGLLIFGAEQGDQFALARPYLLIGIVVIVVALIFCFIHLPEIKEEIIDEAFPDEKSTLKEMTPTIPLWKRKQFVRVVIAQACYCAAQTGIFSFFINYVTEIDTQISNTQAAKFLAFGGMALFMFGRLTGSFTMKWLKPNKLLRQYAFLSIVCMLLVISSIDVISLYALYCSFFFMSIMFPTIFALGLEGMGSKTKKASSYLVMSVAGGAFSPILMGHIGESQMAIGFIIPLLAFSYILYFAFTCKD
- a CDS encoding DUF4153 domain-containing protein; this translates as MKERNKIRQFIQGLRQIIVQNPVEACLACIFFILWCSLENYGGQFIQTLLRYSPMVFLVACILHHKTSGRLQILYYISPLLLIPFYWVNESILLRYLFTFGAIQLLYILSFNRKKDSDFIYSFLSYIKLIAITVFLSSVTWSVLLLITFSIRYIFDIWQGSSEQIIQYTQAFSYGLLAPLFFLQFNSMKEESKEAFNTFLSFLANFILSPSLLIYSVILYLYIFKIILTFNLPKGQIAYLVTGFVSLLFLLKGCQSFLRQRYYDWFYRHASLLSIPTLILCWIGIYYRISQYGFTVPRVYLIVVVLLLTLLSLSFFTKKVSHYYIIAWTAVVITVGISYIPGISVQDIETSSQEGRDHSGNDSSSKIQFISIESNEPVDIASYHKAYFINPYRNEGNYFQTIHDSLFIYIENKLVLKEGYSQLLNIQLTKAGIDSSDSIPEEKYACMLEYTTDSTKFVFERLHIQRTDTTFQLTDVLPKCYLMK
- a CDS encoding GDSL-type esterase/lipase family protein — protein: MKTKICIKLLSLLACLFCLGQTKAIEKKHLNIVFIGNSITYGAGLTDPTHDAPPVYTALYLGKQAGIGEVKYSNQGVSGCTTVDYLPETQTLFTKMQQAADQFKDEDWATMVFSIMLGTNDSAIKGTNGCPVSPEQYYKNMSTIINKLLELYPGCKIVLNRPIWYSPNTYNGSMYLKEGLLRLQSYYPEIQKLVEAYSQTNPGQVFLGDTEGFDFFKENYDKFQHEDGNAGIFFLHPTKEGAKDLGELWGKAIYEAINQ